In Ectothiorhodospiraceae bacterium 2226, a single window of DNA contains:
- a CDS encoding VOC family protein yields the protein MIQIESLLHASLLVQDTARSLAFYRDVLGLAVDPARPDLGFPGAWLRVGSQQLHLLELPNPDPVAGRPAHVGRDRHVALQVQDVEAVVRALEGAGVAFTRSRSGRAAVFCRDPDGNGLEFVGR from the coding sequence ATGATCCAGATTGAAAGCCTGCTGCATGCCAGTCTGCTGGTGCAGGATACCGCGCGCAGCCTGGCGTTCTATCGGGATGTGTTGGGGCTGGCGGTCGACCCGGCCCGCCCCGACCTCGGCTTTCCCGGGGCGTGGCTGCGGGTGGGGTCGCAGCAACTCCATTTGCTGGAGTTGCCGAACCCCGATCCAGTGGCTGGGCGCCCCGCGCATGTCGGGCGCGACCGGCACGTTGCGTTGCAGGTCCAGGACGTGGAGGCCGTGGTGCGCGCCCTCGAAGGCGCGGGCGTCGCGTTCACGCGCAGTCGTTCGGGACGTGCGGCGGTGTTCTGCCGCGACCCCGACGGCAACGGCCTGGAGTTCGTTGGGCGCTGA
- a CDS encoding AAA family ATPase, with the protein MYESYYKLRGSPFLAVPEPGVFFRNDAREEVLAWLERGLPGGAAVALVTGAKGVGKTALAQQLLAEAEDAPVVARTLETPSAADSLIRAVAPLFGLMPRGAPEQLWQEFETFLESRAQGGGRLFLLIDDVQELPPLAWDELGRIAALRRGTRVPLTCVLFGANESRARAGALAGSGLVERRLEPLDTEGVRSYVQYRLRSAGWAGDPQLEPELFEEIAQRTEGLPRQINSLCDRLLTWASLEGRHRLNADDVARMYDRSHGKRTPAARAVAGIGGGVAPLLYAEEDAATGMASPSPRASVRTQGARHAADRQANRMPPPRSSQRAPAPASSAPAVRPVEVPPMPEPRKSMDEDLAEIERLAAQLEKIERVAPKARPAPKAGGDIESLRPSREQRRPAAAEEHPGPHPEMPAWPDIAYERPVPVVEHRRTGIGWFTVGLLSAVVIATGAAVYGGWIPFG; encoded by the coding sequence GTGTACGAGTCCTATTACAAATTAAGGGGTTCCCCTTTTCTGGCGGTGCCCGAACCCGGGGTCTTCTTCCGCAACGACGCGCGAGAGGAGGTGCTGGCATGGCTGGAGCGGGGGCTTCCGGGCGGCGCGGCGGTCGCATTGGTCACCGGCGCAAAGGGCGTGGGCAAGACGGCCCTGGCGCAGCAGTTGCTTGCCGAAGCCGAGGATGCGCCGGTCGTGGCGCGCACCCTGGAGACGCCGAGCGCCGCCGATTCCTTGATTCGGGCGGTCGCGCCACTGTTCGGGTTGATGCCGCGCGGCGCACCTGAGCAGCTGTGGCAGGAGTTCGAGACCTTTCTTGAATCTAGGGCCCAAGGCGGCGGCCGTCTCTTTCTGCTGATAGACGATGTTCAGGAGCTTCCGCCGTTGGCGTGGGATGAGTTGGGACGTATCGCGGCCCTGCGCCGCGGGACGCGGGTGCCGCTCACCTGTGTCCTGTTCGGGGCGAACGAGTCGCGGGCGCGGGCCGGAGCGCTGGCAGGCAGCGGCCTGGTCGAACGGCGCCTCGAGCCGCTCGACACGGAGGGTGTGCGCTCGTATGTGCAGTACCGCCTCCGTTCGGCGGGGTGGGCGGGCGACCCGCAACTCGAGCCGGAACTGTTCGAGGAGATTGCACAACGGACCGAAGGTCTGCCCAGGCAGATCAATAGCCTGTGCGACCGCCTGCTGACCTGGGCGAGCCTCGAGGGGCGCCACCGCTTGAACGCAGACGACGTTGCGCGCATGTACGACCGTAGTCACGGCAAGCGCACGCCGGCGGCGCGCGCGGTGGCCGGCATAGGCGGCGGCGTCGCGCCCCTGCTTTACGCTGAAGAGGATGCTGCCACAGGTATGGCGTCCCCATCGCCTCGCGCGAGTGTTCGGACGCAGGGTGCCCGGCACGCGGCGGACCGGCAGGCGAACCGGATGCCCCCGCCTCGGTCATCGCAGCGCGCGCCGGCGCCGGCGTCGTCGGCGCCTGCGGTACGGCCGGTTGAGGTTCCGCCGATGCCGGAGCCGCGCAAATCGATGGACGAGGATCTCGCCGAGATCGAACGCTTGGCGGCGCAGCTGGAGAAGATCGAGCGCGTCGCGCCCAAGGCCAGGCCGGCGCCCAAGGCCGGCGGCGACATCGAGTCGCTGCGACCCAGTCGCGAGCAACGGCGACCGGCCGCAGCCGAAGAGCACCCCGGACCGCATCCTGAGATGCCCGCGTGGCCTGACATCGCCTACGAGCGCCCCGTGCCCGTGGTCGAGCACCGCCGAACGGGCATCGGCTGGTTCACCGTCGGACTGTTGTCGGCGGTGGTCATCGCTACCGGCGCCGCCGTTTACGGCGGTTGGATTCCGTTCGGTTAA
- a CDS encoding DMT family transporter — protein MAAHRLSVFSLLLAALLWGLFWYPLRWLEAHGVPGLWAALVIYGGTLVVALPMLRGQASHLRGYPGLLAVVALGSGWTNTMFILAMLDGNVLRVMLLFYLAPAWATLFGWAFLGERITRAFLLALAIALIGAAVMLWSPQAGMPWPQTRADWLALSAGMAFAITNTAVRRLVSVPIRVKAPVAWLGAVAFALVLLAVGAEPAAAPPLGYAVLVGFVFGAVVMVAMTVAVQYGVSRMPVHLSAVILLSQLVVGAVSAHVLTDEVVLLREWVGGALIALAAYLVGTRRTEKQP, from the coding sequence ATGGCCGCCCACCGACTGTCCGTCTTCAGCCTGCTGCTCGCCGCTCTGTTGTGGGGCCTGTTCTGGTACCCGTTGCGCTGGCTGGAGGCGCACGGCGTGCCCGGCTTGTGGGCCGCCTTGGTGATCTACGGCGGCACCCTGGTGGTCGCCTTGCCGATGCTGCGGGGGCAGGCGTCGCATCTGCGCGGCTACCCCGGCCTGCTCGCGGTGGTGGCCCTCGGCAGCGGGTGGACCAACACCATGTTCATCCTCGCCATGCTGGACGGCAACGTGCTGCGGGTGATGTTGCTGTTCTATCTGGCACCGGCCTGGGCGACGCTGTTCGGGTGGGCCTTTCTCGGCGAGCGCATCACGCGCGCATTTCTGCTGGCGCTGGCGATTGCGCTTATAGGGGCCGCGGTGATGCTGTGGTCGCCGCAGGCGGGCATGCCCTGGCCGCAGACGCGCGCGGACTGGCTGGCCCTGTCCGCCGGGATGGCGTTCGCCATCACCAATACCGCGGTGCGCCGGCTGGTGTCGGTGCCGATTCGGGTAAAGGCGCCGGTCGCCTGGCTGGGCGCGGTGGCCTTTGCGCTGGTGCTGCTGGCGGTCGGGGCGGAGCCTGCCGCCGCACCCCCGCTGGGTTACGCGGTGCTGGTCGGTTTCGTGTTCGGGGCAGTGGTCATGGTGGCGATGACGGTTGCGGTGCAGTACGGCGTCTCGCGCATGCCGGTGCACCTGTCCGCGGTGATTCTGCTATCGCAACTCGTGGTGGGCGCGGTGTCGGCGCATGTCCTCACCGACGAAGTGGTGTTGCTGCGCGAGTGGGTCGGCGGGGCACTCATCGCCCTGGCCGCCTATCTCGTTGGCACTCGGCGTACGGAGAAGCAACCATGA
- the glnD gene encoding [protein-PII] uridylyltransferase, which yields MGTHDTGDGGRLRGADAAPRGRHLNNSEPLFDLRAFSAELGQRAASERIGLFREALQRANRLAFERFRGGVPATELVPARAGVVDQLLAQAYELTLQNLTDPPALVAVGGYGRSELHPGSDIDLLILLPECPDGEVRRAVEHFVTFLWDVGLEVGHSVRTVQDCVQEAERDITIATNLMEARLLGGPAELFAQMRASIGPDRIWPSKAFFAAKLAEQQARHRKFNDTAYNLEPNIKEGPGGLRDIQMVGWVAKRHFGARTLHDLVAQGFLTEAEHSALMEGQAFLWQIRFGLHMLAGRREDRLLFDHQRTLAQLFGYRDDAARLAVEHFMKRYYRTIGQLSRLNELLLQLFREEILYADAPGNPVPINNRFQSRRGFLEARDERIFRRYPFALLEVFLLMAQHPELQGVRANTIRLMRDHRHLIDERFRNDLRCRSLFMEIIRQPHGVTHELRRMHRYGILAAYLPTFGRIVGQMQHDLFHVYTVDEHTLFVIRNLRRLTVPEHRHEFPRLSAIMLRIPKPELLYLAALFHDIAKGRGGDHSTLGAVDAEAFCTDHGLSLYDTRLVVWLVRNHLVLSSTAQRKDIRDPDVINGFAAQMGDQTHLDYLYLLTVADIRATSPSLWNAWKDALLLELYEATKRALRRGLENPLAQSEAIRETRAEARAQLERDEVDLARVDQLWTRLEDEYFLRYAVDEVVWHAHGILAPGMHLPLVLIRRESQRGGTEIFIYTRAHDHLFALTTAVLERMGLTVVDARIMPSRDGYTLDTFIVLEESGAPINNVYRLHEITRNLEDALSHPAARRPARIDRRVSRQLKHFPTPTEVHFRQDARGQYTVMEVITSDRPGLLAHIARALLACGVRLQNAKIATFGERAEDIFFITDRDNRPLLQETTLGALRETVRQALDGSESPVPTFPATAPAPTTPEGRA from the coding sequence ATGGGAACACACGATACTGGTGACGGCGGACGGCTTCGAGGTGCTGACGCGGCGCCCCGAGGACGACATCTGAACAACAGCGAACCGCTGTTCGACCTCCGCGCCTTCAGCGCGGAGCTGGGGCAACGCGCGGCCTCGGAACGGATCGGCCTGTTTCGCGAGGCCCTGCAGCGTGCCAACCGCCTCGCCTTCGAGCGCTTCCGTGGCGGCGTGCCGGCGACCGAACTGGTCCCGGCGCGCGCCGGGGTGGTGGATCAGCTACTCGCCCAGGCCTACGAACTCACGCTCCAGAACCTCACCGACCCGCCGGCGCTGGTTGCGGTGGGCGGCTACGGCCGCAGCGAACTGCACCCCGGCTCCGACATCGACCTGCTGATCCTGCTGCCCGAGTGCCCTGACGGCGAGGTGCGCCGCGCCGTGGAGCACTTCGTCACCTTCCTGTGGGACGTGGGCCTGGAGGTCGGCCATAGCGTGCGCACCGTGCAGGACTGCGTACAGGAGGCTGAACGCGACATCACCATCGCCACCAACCTCATGGAGGCGCGGCTGCTCGGGGGGCCCGCGGAGCTGTTCGCCCAGATGCGCGCCAGCATCGGCCCGGACCGCATCTGGCCAAGCAAGGCCTTCTTCGCCGCCAAGCTCGCCGAGCAGCAGGCCCGTCACCGCAAGTTCAACGACACAGCCTACAACCTCGAGCCGAACATCAAGGAGGGGCCCGGCGGCCTGCGTGACATCCAGATGGTCGGCTGGGTGGCCAAGCGCCACTTCGGCGCCCGCACGCTGCACGACCTGGTCGCACAAGGCTTTCTGACCGAGGCCGAGCACAGCGCGCTGATGGAAGGCCAGGCGTTTCTGTGGCAGATCCGCTTCGGGCTGCACATGCTCGCGGGGCGACGCGAGGACCGCCTGTTGTTCGATCACCAGCGCACGCTGGCGCAGCTGTTCGGCTACCGGGATGATGCGGCGCGACTGGCGGTGGAGCACTTCATGAAGCGCTACTACCGGACCATCGGCCAGCTCTCGCGCCTCAACGAGTTACTGCTCCAGCTGTTCCGCGAGGAGATCTTGTACGCGGATGCCCCCGGCAACCCGGTGCCGATCAACAACCGCTTCCAGTCACGGCGCGGGTTTCTGGAGGCCCGCGACGAGCGCATCTTCCGGCGCTACCCCTTTGCCCTGCTGGAGGTCTTCCTGCTGATGGCGCAGCACCCGGAACTGCAGGGCGTGCGTGCCAACACGATCCGCCTGATGCGCGACCACCGTCACTTGATCGACGAGCGTTTTCGCAACGACCTGCGCTGTCGCAGCCTGTTCATGGAGATCATCCGCCAGCCGCACGGCGTCACCCACGAGCTGCGGCGCATGCACCGCTATGGGATCCTGGCCGCCTACCTGCCCACCTTCGGGCGCATCGTCGGCCAGATGCAGCACGACCTGTTCCACGTCTACACCGTCGACGAGCACACCCTGTTCGTGATCCGCAACCTGCGCCGCCTCACCGTGCCGGAGCACCGCCACGAATTCCCGCGCCTGTCGGCCATCATGCTGCGCATCCCCAAGCCCGAACTGCTCTACCTCGCGGCCTTGTTTCACGACATCGCCAAGGGACGCGGGGGCGACCATTCCACCTTGGGCGCCGTGGATGCCGAGGCCTTCTGCACCGATCACGGCCTGTCGCTGTACGACACCCGTCTGGTCGTGTGGCTGGTGCGCAACCACTTGGTGCTGTCCAGCACCGCGCAGCGCAAGGACATCCGCGATCCGGACGTCATCAACGGCTTCGCCGCCCAGATGGGCGACCAGACCCACCTGGACTATTTGTACCTATTGACTGTGGCGGACATCCGCGCCACCAGCCCGAGCCTGTGGAACGCCTGGAAGGACGCGCTGCTGCTGGAGCTGTACGAGGCCACCAAGCGCGCGCTGCGCCGCGGGCTGGAGAATCCCCTTGCGCAGTCCGAAGCGATTCGCGAAACGCGGGCCGAGGCGCGCGCCCAACTCGAGCGCGACGAGGTGGATCTTGCGCGCGTCGACCAGCTGTGGACGCGGCTCGAGGACGAGTACTTTCTGCGCTACGCGGTGGATGAAGTCGTGTGGCACGCGCACGGCATTCTGGCGCCGGGCATGCACCTGCCGCTGGTGCTGATCCGCCGCGAGTCGCAGCGCGGCGGAACGGAGATATTCATCTACACCCGGGCGCACGATCACCTGTTCGCACTCACCACGGCGGTGCTCGAACGCATGGGGCTGACCGTCGTGGACGCGCGCATCATGCCCTCGCGCGACGGCTACACGCTGGACACCTTCATCGTGCTCGAAGAGAGCGGTGCGCCCATCAACAACGTCTATCGCCTGCACGAGATCACCCGCAATCTCGAAGACGCGCTGAGCCATCCCGCCGCCCGGCGTCCGGCGCGGATCGATCGGCGCGTCTCCCGGCAGCTCAAACACTTCCCCACGCCGACCGAGGTGCACTTTCGCCAGGATGCGCGCGGCCAGTACACGGTCATGGAGGTGATCACCTCCGACCGCCCCGGTCTGCTGGCGCACATTGCGCGCGCCCTGCTCGCCTGCGGCGTGCGCCTGCAGAACGCAAAAATCGCTACCTTCGGTGAGCGGGCGGAGGATATCTTTTTCATCACCGACCGGGACAACCGACCGCTGCTGCAGGAGACCACCCTCGGCGCACTGCGCGAGACGGTCCGCCAGGCGCTCGATGGCAGCGAATCCCCAGTGCCCACCTTCCCAGCCACGGCCCCCGCCCCCACCACGCCGGAAGGGCGCGCCTGA
- the dapE gene encoding succinyl-diaminopimelate desuccinylase encodes MCNSDAESATLALAKELISRASVTPEDAGCQRLIAERLAPLGFVAEHLRFGEVDNLWLRRGTEGPLFVFAGHTDVVPAGPLELWDSPPFEPTLRDGMLYGRGAADMKGSLAAMVTACEQFLRADSTPRGSIALLLTSDEEGPSINGTVKVVEWLQARGTAIDWCVVGEPSSSRRLADTVKHGRRGSLSGTLTVHGTQGHVAYPELAENPIHCLAPALAELCARRWDEGTADFPPTTFQVSNIQAGTGATNVIPGSLQAQFNFRHSTATTQEQLRIEVEQVLQRHGLRYTLQWTSSGQPFLTRTGELLDAVRAAAEEVVGIVPQASTAGGTSDGRFIAPTGAQVVELGPVNASIHKVNECVAATDLDDLARIYQGVLARLVGSA; translated from the coding sequence ATGTGCAACAGCGACGCCGAATCGGCCACCCTGGCCCTTGCCAAGGAATTGATCTCCCGCGCCTCCGTCACGCCGGAGGACGCCGGCTGCCAGCGCCTGATCGCCGAGCGGCTCGCGCCGCTGGGCTTCGTGGCCGAGCACCTGCGCTTTGGTGAGGTGGACAATCTGTGGCTGCGTCGGGGCACCGAGGGGCCGCTGTTCGTGTTCGCCGGCCACACCGATGTGGTGCCCGCCGGACCGCTGGAGCTATGGGACTCCCCGCCCTTCGAGCCCACGCTGCGCGATGGGATGCTCTACGGCCGGGGCGCGGCCGACATGAAGGGCTCGCTGGCGGCCATGGTGACCGCCTGCGAGCAGTTCCTGCGCGCCGATAGCACCCCGCGCGGCTCCATCGCCCTCCTGCTCACCTCGGACGAGGAAGGTCCGTCGATCAACGGGACGGTGAAAGTGGTCGAGTGGCTGCAGGCGCGCGGCACCGCCATCGACTGGTGCGTCGTCGGCGAACCCTCGAGCAGCCGGCGCTTGGCCGATACCGTCAAACACGGCCGACGCGGCTCGTTGAGCGGCACCCTCACCGTGCACGGCACGCAGGGTCACGTGGCCTATCCCGAGCTGGCCGAGAACCCCATCCATTGCCTGGCACCCGCGCTCGCCGAACTCTGCGCCCGGCGGTGGGACGAAGGCACCGCCGACTTCCCGCCCACGACCTTCCAGGTGTCGAACATCCAGGCCGGGACCGGTGCCACCAACGTGATCCCGGGCAGCCTGCAGGCGCAGTTCAATTTCCGCCACTCCACCGCCACCACGCAGGAGCAGCTGCGCATCGAGGTCGAGCAGGTGCTGCAGCGCCATGGCCTGCGCTACACGCTGCAGTGGACGAGTTCCGGGCAGCCGTTTCTCACCCGCACGGGCGAGTTGTTGGACGCGGTGCGGGCCGCCGCCGAAGAGGTGGTGGGTATCGTGCCGCAGGCCTCGACCGCCGGTGGCACCTCCGACGGCCGCTTCATCGCGCCGACGGGCGCGCAGGTGGTCGAGCTCGGCCCGGTCAACGCCAGTATCCACAAGGTGAACGAGTGTGTAGCGGCGACCGACCTGGACGACCTGGCGCGCATCTATCAGGGCGTTCTCGCCCGGCTGGTCGGTTCCGCCTGA
- a CDS encoding ArsC family reductase, whose amino-acid sequence MSDPAVLFGIRSCDTVRKARRWLDQRGVAYRYHDLRDDGVEPADLTAWCEALGWEALLNRRSTTWRGLTDTQRAAAGDAEGACALLRTHPTLLRRPLLAVDGRYWAGFDEAAYRSLLGQS is encoded by the coding sequence ATGTCTGACCCGGCGGTCCTGTTCGGCATCCGCAGCTGCGATACCGTGCGCAAGGCGCGCCGCTGGCTCGACCAGCGGGGCGTCGCCTATCGCTATCACGACCTGCGCGATGACGGTGTGGAACCTGCCGACTTGACCGCTTGGTGTGAAGCCCTGGGCTGGGAGGCGTTGCTCAACCGCCGCAGCACCACCTGGCGCGGCCTGACCGACACCCAGCGCGCGGCGGCGGGGGACGCCGAGGGAGCCTGTGCCCTGCTCCGCACTCATCCCACGCTCCTGCGCCGGCCGCTGCTGGCGGTCGACGGACGCTACTGGGCGGGGTTCGACGAGGCCGCCTACCGCAGTCTGCTGGGCCAGAGTTGA
- the dapC gene encoding succinyldiaminopimelate transaminase, whose translation MNPDIDKLHPYPFERLAALKAGVTPPAELAHIALSIGEPQHPAPAFVREALTQAFPDLAKYPTTAGGGALRSAIAAWLTRRFRLPAESIDPQRHVLPVAGTREALFAFAQAVVDRRRDPLVLMPNPFYQIYEGAALLAGAEPYYLNTPAASGFRPDFSAVPDEVWARCQLLYVCSPGNPAGAVMGVEDYAQLLALADAHDFVIAADECYSELYPDEATPPTGLLEAAAALGRTDYRRCVVFHSLSKRSNLPGLRSGFVAGDAEVLRRFLRYRTYHGCALPLPTQAASTAAWSDEQHVVENRARYREKFDAVLEILRPVLEVEAPQGGFYLWPRTPVNDERFARELYAQANVTVLPGRYLSRPAHGADPGAEHVRMALVAPLDECIEAARRIRRFVEGL comes from the coding sequence ATGAATCCCGATATCGACAAGCTGCACCCCTATCCTTTCGAGCGCCTTGCCGCCCTCAAGGCCGGCGTGACGCCGCCGGCGGAGCTCGCGCACATTGCGCTGTCGATCGGGGAACCTCAGCATCCGGCGCCGGCCTTCGTGCGCGAGGCGCTGACGCAGGCCTTTCCGGACCTGGCGAAGTATCCCACCACCGCGGGCGGCGGTGCGCTGCGCTCGGCGATCGCCGCGTGGCTTACCCGGCGCTTCCGCCTGCCGGCCGAGAGCATCGACCCGCAGCGCCACGTCCTGCCGGTGGCCGGCACGCGCGAGGCCCTGTTCGCGTTCGCGCAGGCGGTGGTGGACCGCCGCCGGGATCCCCTGGTGCTGATGCCGAACCCCTTCTACCAGATCTACGAGGGGGCGGCGCTGCTCGCCGGGGCCGAACCTTATTACCTCAACACCCCTGCCGCGAGCGGCTTTAGGCCCGATTTCTCCGCCGTGCCGGATGAGGTCTGGGCGCGTTGCCAACTGCTCTATGTATGCTCGCCGGGCAATCCCGCCGGTGCGGTGATGGGCGTGGAGGACTACGCGCAGCTGCTGGCGCTCGCCGACGCGCACGACTTCGTGATCGCGGCCGACGAGTGCTACAGCGAGCTATACCCCGACGAGGCCACCCCGCCCACCGGTCTGCTGGAGGCGGCCGCCGCCCTCGGACGGACGGATTACCGCCGCTGCGTGGTGTTCCACAGCCTCTCCAAGCGCTCCAATCTGCCGGGGCTGCGCTCCGGTTTCGTGGCCGGCGATGCCGAGGTGCTGCGGCGCTTCCTGCGCTACCGCACCTACCACGGCTGCGCACTGCCGCTGCCGACGCAGGCGGCCAGCACCGCGGCCTGGTCGGATGAGCAGCACGTGGTCGAGAACCGCGCGCGCTACCGGGAGAAGTTCGACGCGGTGCTGGAGATCCTGCGCCCGGTCCTGGAGGTCGAGGCGCCGCAGGGCGGCTTCTATCTGTGGCCGCGCACCCCGGTGAACGACGAGCGTTTCGCGCGCGAGCTCTACGCCCAGGCGAACGTCACGGTGCTGCCCGGCCGTTACCTCTCGCGCCCGGCCCACGGCGCCGATCCGGGTGCCGAGCACGTGCGCATGGCCCTGGTGGCGCCGCTGGACGAGTGCATCGAGGCGGCGCGGCGCATCCGCCGCTTTGTCGAAGGCTTGTAA
- a CDS encoding PilZ domain-containing protein has translation MEHRWSKRKALKLDVLLYHRGMPIARSRSRNIGLEGMCVDAGIELPEHAPVDVEFELMHKGRRRRHRLPAVVVHRTEEATGLMFRTFDRAAFQAIEEYIYLQGQAQEDIR, from the coding sequence ATGGAGCACCGTTGGAGCAAGCGCAAGGCGCTCAAGCTCGATGTTTTGCTGTATCACCGGGGAATGCCCATCGCGCGCAGCCGGTCGCGCAACATCGGGCTCGAGGGCATGTGCGTTGATGCCGGTATCGAGCTCCCCGAGCACGCCCCCGTCGATGTCGAGTTCGAGTTGATGCACAAGGGGCGTAGGCGTCGTCACCGGCTTCCGGCGGTGGTCGTACATCGCACCGAGGAAGCGACCGGCTTGATGTTTCGCACCTTCGATCGGGCCGCTTTTCAGGCCATCGAGGAATACATCTACCTGCAAGGGCAGGCCCAGGAGGACATCCGCTAA
- the dapD gene encoding 2,3,4,5-tetrahydropyridine-2,6-dicarboxylate N-succinyltransferase produces the protein MNDMQKVIEQAFEDRADITPRSVPTLVKEAVEEAIALLDSGRARVAEPGPDGWVVNQWLKKAVLLSFRIQDNSFMKGGYTNYFDKVPSKYADYNAREFRDSGVRVVPPASVRRGAHIAAGVVLMPSYVNIGAYVDSGTMVDTWATVGSCAQIGKNVHLSGGVGIGGVLEPLQANPTIIEDDCFIGARSEVVEGVIVERGSVISMGVYIGQSTRIYNRMTGEITYGRIPAGSVVVSGNLPSKDGSYSLYCAVIVKQVDDKTRSKVGINELLRDV, from the coding sequence ATGAACGACATGCAAAAGGTCATCGAACAGGCTTTCGAGGACCGCGCCGACATCACGCCACGCAGTGTGCCCACGCTGGTCAAGGAAGCCGTCGAGGAGGCTATCGCGCTACTCGACAGCGGCCGCGCGCGCGTGGCGGAGCCCGGCCCGGACGGCTGGGTGGTCAATCAGTGGCTGAAGAAGGCCGTGCTGCTGTCCTTCCGGATCCAGGACAACAGCTTCATGAAGGGCGGCTACACCAACTACTTCGACAAGGTGCCGTCCAAGTACGCGGACTACAACGCCCGCGAGTTTCGCGACAGCGGCGTGCGCGTGGTGCCGCCCGCCTCCGTGCGCCGCGGCGCGCACATCGCCGCCGGCGTGGTGCTGATGCCCTCGTACGTGAACATCGGCGCCTATGTCGACAGCGGCACCATGGTCGACACCTGGGCCACGGTCGGCTCCTGCGCCCAGATCGGCAAAAACGTGCACCTGTCGGGCGGCGTGGGCATCGGCGGCGTGCTGGAGCCGCTGCAGGCCAACCCCACCATCATCGAGGACGACTGCTTCATCGGCGCGCGTTCCGAGGTGGTCGAGGGCGTGATCGTGGAGCGTGGCTCGGTCATCTCGATGGGCGTGTACATCGGCCAGAGCACCCGCATCTACAACCGCATGACCGGCGAGATCACCTACGGGCGCATCCCTGCCGGCTCGGTGGTGGTGTCGGGCAACCTGCCCAGCAAGGACGGCAGCTACAGCCTGTACTGCGCCGTGATCGTCAAGCAGGTGGACGACAAGACCCGCTCCAAGGTCGGCATCAACGAACTGCTGCGCGATGTCTGA